In Phaeobacter inhibens DSM 16374, the following proteins share a genomic window:
- the gcvA gene encoding transcriptional regulator GcvA, translating to MSDRLPPLTALRAFEAAARHMSFARAAQELNVTPAALSFQIKSLEEHLGTPVFRRLNRAVELTAAGATLAPGTSDGFQALTAAWRTALRLQDDGALTVTAGPAFTAKWLAPRFYEFARAHPEIDLRFSASLRRVDLIRDDVDVAIRFGYGPYPDVYSMPLPVEWVMPVMTPEIARQYPTVAALKDAPLIHDDSLNFMSPLLDWAAWFKMMGEEFTPMHGARFSNADHAVDAALAGAGVALGRRALVVKDIAEGRLVTPFRTALTGKARFSFLCQKGAENRPQIVAFRDWILAEIEKTAGVSEGLTIVSVDSFT from the coding sequence ATGTCGGACCGTCTTCCCCCACTGACCGCGCTACGTGCCTTTGAGGCAGCCGCGCGCCACATGTCCTTCGCCAGGGCGGCGCAGGAGCTCAACGTGACTCCCGCTGCGCTATCGTTCCAGATAAAATCACTTGAAGAGCATCTGGGCACGCCTGTGTTTCGTCGGCTAAACCGCGCAGTCGAGTTGACCGCCGCCGGAGCCACCTTGGCACCAGGAACCTCTGATGGGTTTCAGGCCCTAACCGCTGCATGGCGCACGGCCCTACGCCTGCAAGACGACGGTGCCTTGACGGTCACGGCAGGCCCTGCCTTCACTGCGAAATGGCTGGCCCCCCGGTTCTATGAATTTGCCCGCGCCCATCCGGAGATTGATCTTCGGTTCTCCGCCAGCCTGCGCCGGGTAGACCTGATACGCGACGATGTGGATGTCGCCATCCGCTTTGGCTATGGTCCCTACCCGGATGTCTATTCTATGCCGCTTCCGGTCGAATGGGTCATGCCAGTGATGACGCCGGAAATCGCCAGGCAATACCCCACTGTCGCCGCGCTGAAGGATGCGCCGCTGATCCATGATGATTCACTGAATTTCATGTCACCACTGCTCGATTGGGCAGCTTGGTTCAAGATGATGGGCGAAGAGTTCACCCCGATGCATGGCGCGCGCTTCAGCAACGCAGATCACGCGGTAGACGCGGCTTTGGCCGGTGCCGGAGTGGCCCTAGGGAGGCGGGCGCTGGTGGTGAAGGATATCGCCGAAGGACGGCTGGTTACGCCTTTCAGAACGGCACTGACAGGCAAGGCCCGCTTTAGCTTTCTGTGCCAAAAAGGAGCCGAGAACCGGCCCCAAATCGTCGCCTTCCGCGACTGGATACTCGCCGAGATTGAAAAGACGGCTGGGGTATCCGAAGGCTTGACTATTGTCTCGGTGGACAGCTTTACATGA
- a CDS encoding YdcH family protein produces the protein MSLSSHLTELKKKHEHLSMEVEHAQRSPATDGLSIASMKKQKLKLKEEIERLSTEELAV, from the coding sequence ATGAGCCTCAGCTCGCATCTCACCGAACTAAAGAAGAAGCATGAGCATCTGAGCATGGAAGTTGAACACGCCCAACGTTCGCCCGCCACAGACGGGCTAAGTATCGCGTCGATGAAGAAGCAGAAACTAAAGCTGAAAGAAGAAATTGAACGCCTCTCGACGGAAGAGCTTGCCGTTTGA
- a CDS encoding tRNA1(Val) (adenine(37)-N6)-methyltransferase has product MPGFDDAALSQDAFLGGQVQLLQPIQGYRAGVDPVLLAAAVPARPGDRVLELGCGGGPGLLCLAARVPDLDLTGVELQADYADLARRNAALNSVDMTVVEADLAALPADLRQQQFDQVIANPPYYRAGAHSPAQDVGRQIALGGATELSVWFDTAARRLCHKGYLHMIQRADRLPEMLEACLGRLGSLEVLPLAARVGRRAELVLLRARKGGRAGFKLHAPMILHDGEAHLCDAESYRPDIRAALRNGCALPWPR; this is encoded by the coding sequence ATGCCCGGCTTTGATGACGCGGCGCTTAGTCAGGACGCGTTCCTGGGCGGGCAAGTGCAGCTGTTGCAGCCAATACAGGGATATCGCGCGGGTGTAGATCCGGTATTGCTGGCCGCTGCTGTCCCTGCTCGCCCCGGCGATAGGGTGCTGGAGCTGGGCTGCGGTGGTGGGCCGGGGCTTTTGTGTCTGGCGGCTCGGGTGCCGGACCTAGACCTGACCGGTGTGGAACTCCAAGCCGACTATGCGGATCTGGCGCGACGCAATGCCGCGCTGAACTCGGTCGATATGACCGTGGTTGAGGCGGATCTGGCGGCGTTGCCAGCGGATTTACGGCAACAGCAATTTGACCAGGTGATCGCCAACCCGCCCTATTATCGTGCAGGTGCACACAGCCCCGCGCAGGATGTTGGGCGGCAAATCGCGCTTGGTGGAGCAACCGAACTGAGCGTCTGGTTCGACACGGCCGCGCGGCGTCTCTGCCACAAAGGATATCTCCATATGATCCAGCGAGCCGATCGCCTGCCGGAAATGCTGGAGGCCTGTCTGGGGCGTCTGGGATCGCTTGAGGTTCTGCCCTTGGCCGCCCGTGTGGGCCGGCGCGCAGAGCTTGTGTTGCTGCGCGCGCGCAAGGGCGGACGCGCGGGTTTCAAGCTGCATGCGCCGATGATCCTGCATGATGGTGAGGCGCATCTGTGTGATGCCGAGAGCTACCGTCCCGATATTCGGGCGGCCCTTCGCAACGGGTGTGCGCTGCCCTGGCCTCGATGA
- a CDS encoding putative signal transducing protein produces MKELLRSTDPTIMAFATALLEGEDIDCFQMDVNMSILEGGIGIFPRRLMVRSDDHAAAERVMRDNDIPLR; encoded by the coding sequence ATGAAGGAACTTTTGCGCAGCACCGACCCAACCATCATGGCCTTTGCCACCGCCCTTCTTGAGGGTGAGGATATAGACTGCTTTCAAATGGACGTAAATATGAGCATCCTTGAAGGCGGCATCGGAATCTTCCCCCGCAGGTTGATGGTGCGCAGCGATGATCATGCAGCTGCTGAGCGCGTGATGCGCGATAATGACATCCCGTTGCGCTGA
- a CDS encoding polyprenyl synthetase family protein: MNQILTQKPHDMLAATLSDEMAAVNTLIQTRMASKHAPRIPEVTAHLVEAGGKRLRPMLTLAAARLCGYSGDNHVKLAATVEFIHTATLLHDDVVDESGQRRGRPTANLLWDNKSSVLVGDYLFARSFQLMVETGSLRVLDILANASATIAEGEVLQMTAASDLATDEGIYLQVVRGKTAALFSAATQAGGVVANAPETQIDALFAYGDALGIAFQIADDLLDYQGDSAATGKNVGDDFRERKLTLPVIKAVAQATAEERGFWVRTIEKGRQDEGDLDHALALMDKYDTLTATRHDAMDWVAKAQNALTALPDDPIRQMLHDLADYVVARLA, encoded by the coding sequence ATGAATCAAATCCTGACGCAAAAGCCGCATGACATGCTGGCCGCGACACTCAGCGACGAAATGGCAGCGGTGAATACGCTGATCCAGACCCGGATGGCGTCCAAACACGCCCCGCGCATTCCCGAAGTAACGGCGCATCTTGTTGAGGCCGGCGGCAAACGCCTGCGCCCGATGCTGACGCTCGCGGCAGCGCGCCTCTGTGGATACAGCGGCGACAACCATGTGAAACTGGCGGCCACTGTGGAGTTCATCCACACAGCCACCCTGCTACATGACGATGTGGTCGACGAAAGCGGCCAACGGCGTGGCCGACCGACGGCCAACCTCCTCTGGGACAACAAAAGCTCGGTCCTGGTGGGAGATTACCTGTTTGCCCGCAGCTTTCAGTTGATGGTGGAAACGGGATCGTTGCGGGTTCTCGACATCCTCGCCAATGCGTCTGCCACGATCGCCGAAGGCGAAGTCCTGCAGATGACTGCAGCCAGTGATCTGGCCACGGACGAGGGGATCTATCTTCAGGTTGTGCGGGGCAAAACCGCAGCTTTGTTTTCAGCAGCCACGCAAGCAGGTGGTGTTGTGGCCAATGCGCCCGAAACACAGATCGATGCACTGTTTGCCTATGGCGATGCGCTCGGCATTGCCTTTCAGATCGCCGATGATCTTCTGGATTATCAGGGCGATAGCGCCGCGACGGGCAAGAACGTCGGTGATGATTTCCGCGAACGCAAGCTGACCCTGCCGGTGATCAAAGCCGTGGCACAGGCCACCGCTGAGGAGCGCGGCTTCTGGGTCCGAACTATTGAGAAGGGGCGTCAGGATGAGGGCGATCTGGATCACGCACTGGCTCTGATGGACAAATACGACACCCTGACAGCAACCCGCCACGACGCCATGGATTGGGTGGCAAAGGCACAGAACGCATTGACCGCGCTGCCCGATGATCCCATCCGCCAGATGCTGCATGATCTGGCCGACTACGTTGTGGCCCGGCTCGCCTGA
- a CDS encoding 4-(cytidine 5'-diphospho)-2-C-methyl-D-erythritol kinase — protein sequence MTVEAFAPAKINLTLHVTGQRADGYHLLDSLVVFADIGDRITVAAADERSLQVTGPMAAGVPVDDSNLMMQAAALMDPVRGAALSLEKNLPPASGIGGGSSDAAATLRALSGLWGLPLPGTQDVLPLGADVPVCMSQSTQRMRGIGERLDGLPPLPDCAIVLINPGVSVATPAIFRAMGKRDNPAMPAELPTWDSVGDLAAWLKMQRNDLQPPAIRLEPVIGTVLEELSGTDPLYHAMSGSGATCYGLYSTDAEAEAAAGQLRSAHADWWVRAGRLLA from the coding sequence TGACCCTGCATGTGACCGGCCAGCGCGCGGATGGCTATCATCTTCTCGATTCGCTGGTGGTTTTTGCCGATATCGGAGACCGGATCACGGTTGCTGCAGCGGATGAGCGATCGCTGCAGGTGACTGGGCCGATGGCAGCAGGCGTGCCGGTGGATGACAGCAATCTGATGATGCAGGCCGCAGCGCTGATGGATCCTGTGCGCGGGGCTGCGCTGTCACTGGAGAAAAACCTGCCGCCTGCGTCGGGTATCGGTGGGGGGTCCTCTGATGCGGCGGCGACTCTCCGGGCGCTGTCTGGATTGTGGGGGCTGCCCCTGCCGGGCACGCAGGATGTGCTTCCGCTAGGTGCCGATGTGCCGGTCTGTATGTCGCAGAGCACGCAGCGGATGCGTGGGATAGGGGAGCGCCTGGACGGTCTGCCACCGTTGCCAGACTGCGCGATTGTGCTCATAAACCCGGGCGTGTCCGTGGCCACGCCCGCGATTTTTCGCGCCATGGGCAAACGGGACAATCCGGCCATGCCTGCCGAGCTTCCTACCTGGGACTCTGTTGGCGATCTGGCAGCATGGCTTAAGATGCAGCGCAACGATCTGCAGCCGCCAGCTATCCGGTTGGAACCTGTGATCGGAACGGTTCTGGAGGAACTATCTGGGACGGACCCCCTGTATCACGCGATGTCCGGGTCGGGCGCGACCTGCTATGGTCTCTACTCAACAGATGCAGAGGCAGAGGCCGCCGCAGGCCAGCTGCGGTCGGCACATGCTGACTGGTGGGTGCGTGCGGGGCGTCTGCTGGCCTGA